From the Rhodoferax mekongensis genome, one window contains:
- a CDS encoding carbohydrate ABC transporter permease, with translation MANASHSKSLPFAPSRVFVHLTLISYLLLALLPILLVFMNSFKSRDAIFNDPLAWPTPETFSLIGYTKVLGRSDVLMYFGNSFIVTIASLFFILLFGAMAAWGLSEYRFKGNRWLKFFFAFGIMVPIRLGTVSILQLMVDLNLVNTLTALVLVYVAQGLPLAIMILSEFMGQVPGELKDAARCDGIDEFRIFFQVVVPLIRPAIATVAVFTMVPIWNDLWFPLILAPSDKTQTITLGIQQFVGQYATDWNAVLASLTLAIVPVVTLYALFSRQLIRGITAGAVK, from the coding sequence ATGGCAAACGCATCCCATTCCAAATCTCTGCCCTTCGCGCCCAGCCGGGTGTTTGTGCATCTGACCCTCATCAGCTATTTGCTGCTGGCGCTGCTGCCCATCCTGTTGGTGTTCATGAACTCGTTCAAGAGCCGGGACGCCATCTTCAACGACCCGCTGGCCTGGCCCACGCCCGAGACGTTTTCGCTCATCGGTTACACCAAGGTGCTGGGCCGCTCCGACGTGCTCATGTATTTCGGCAACAGCTTCATCGTCACGATTGCGTCGCTGTTTTTCATCCTGTTGTTCGGGGCCATGGCGGCCTGGGGCTTGTCGGAATACCGCTTCAAGGGCAACCGCTGGCTGAAGTTCTTTTTTGCCTTCGGCATCATGGTGCCTATCCGCCTGGGTACGGTGTCCATCCTCCAGCTGATGGTGGATCTGAATCTGGTGAACACCCTCACCGCACTGGTGCTGGTGTACGTGGCGCAGGGCTTGCCGCTGGCCATCATGATCCTGTCGGAGTTCATGGGGCAGGTGCCCGGTGAGCTCAAAGACGCCGCGCGCTGCGACGGCATCGATGAGTTCCGCATCTTCTTCCAGGTGGTGGTGCCGCTGATCCGTCCGGCCATTGCCACCGTGGCGGTGTTCACCATGGTGCCGATCTGGAACGACCTGTGGTTCCCGCTCATTCTTGCGCCGTCTGACAAGACGCAGACCATCACCCTGGGTATCCAGCAGTTCGTGGGGCAGTACGCCACCGACTGGAACGCCGTGTTGGCTTCGCTCACGCTGGCCATCGTGCCGGTGGTCACCCTCTACGCCCTCTTCTCCCGTCAACTGATCCGCGGCATCACCGCGGGCGCCGTCAAGTAA
- a CDS encoding GyrI-like domain-containing protein, whose translation MYMEPLTQAIHVVGIELRTSNLEAMQTIPPHWQRFASKGVLGQITGRLSDEVYAVYTHFENAGSNNQGLYSLVIGAAVPASACVPPGMVRVVVPASKRAVFAVEPGRQVLVGTKWMEIWARTDLPKTYIAEFERYSPDGTIQISIGL comes from the coding sequence ATGTACATGGAGCCTTTAACCCAAGCCATTCACGTAGTCGGGATTGAGCTGCGCACCAGCAATCTGGAGGCGATGCAGACCATTCCCCCGCACTGGCAGCGCTTTGCCAGCAAGGGTGTGTTGGGCCAAATCACCGGCAGGCTGAGCGACGAGGTGTATGCCGTCTACACCCACTTTGAAAACGCCGGCAGCAACAACCAGGGCCTGTATTCGCTGGTGATCGGTGCCGCCGTACCGGCCAGCGCCTGTGTACCGCCGGGCATGGTGCGGGTGGTGGTGCCCGCATCCAAGCGCGCGGTATTTGCGGTGGAGCCCGGCCGGCAGGTCCTGGTCGGCACGAAGTGGATGGAGATCTGGGCCCGCACCGACCTGCCCAAAACCTATATTGCCGAGTTCGAGCGCTACAGTCCGGACGGCACCATCCAGATATCCATTGGCCTCTGA
- a CDS encoding ATP-binding protein — MPNPERRRWTRRYLPDSLLGRIVVVMALGVISAQLVGTLLWARQLRESARAEALSAGHAIALNAAGSIRFFRDLPPQFRPILIEQLRTMGGTRFFINVNKARVPVQPVEGNGLVDAVVEAMQGDLTRNLAGNTQAPSVAFAWPETLQVSDDGRMVRDLPDSWVEATLLLRPRPAPVLVIQAEFEPGRWLYLATTMPDPYFLENANPLTWDRVALQLVTLLTALVISVLLVRGLIRPLNKIASAANAFGSDTAPESVPETGTAELRRTARAFNEMQARIQGYLVDRERLFLGISHGLKTPIMRLKLRTELLDDDTLRAEFHEDLDDLDVMVKAALQSVKDTDIHENLTPVRLDTLLARLAQRPIHPDATIECTAEPVSVLGKPLALERALSNLLDNAVLYGERVQVRLSLQGSRALVEVRDFGPGIAQASMSAAFEPHVRLSHGQQQNRTGTGLGLGIARNIIQAHGGEIRLHNHAEGGLVVTVLLAALPAD; from the coding sequence ATGCCGAACCCTGAGCGCCGCCGCTGGACGCGGCGCTACCTGCCCGACAGCCTGCTGGGCCGCATCGTGGTGGTCATGGCGCTGGGCGTCATCAGCGCGCAGCTGGTGGGCACACTGCTGTGGGCGCGGCAGCTGCGCGAGAGCGCGCGGGCCGAGGCCCTGAGTGCCGGCCACGCGATTGCGCTGAATGCAGCCGGCTCCATCCGTTTCTTCCGCGACCTGCCGCCGCAGTTCCGCCCCATCCTGATTGAACAGCTGCGCACCATGGGCGGCACCCGCTTTTTCATCAACGTGAACAAGGCGCGTGTGCCGGTGCAGCCGGTGGAAGGCAACGGCCTGGTAGACGCCGTGGTGGAAGCCATGCAGGGCGATCTCACCCGCAACCTGGCGGGCAACACCCAAGCCCCCAGCGTGGCCTTTGCCTGGCCCGAGACGCTGCAGGTATCTGACGACGGGCGCATGGTGCGCGACCTGCCGGACTCTTGGGTGGAAGCCACCCTGCTGCTGCGCCCGCGCCCCGCACCGGTGCTGGTCATCCAGGCCGAGTTCGAGCCCGGGCGTTGGTTGTACCTGGCCACCACCATGCCCGACCCGTACTTTCTGGAGAACGCCAACCCCCTCACCTGGGACCGCGTGGCCTTGCAACTGGTGACGCTGCTGACCGCACTGGTCATCAGCGTGCTGCTGGTGCGCGGGCTCATACGCCCGCTGAACAAGATTGCCTCGGCCGCCAATGCCTTTGGTAGCGACACCGCGCCTGAGAGCGTGCCAGAAACCGGCACCGCCGAGCTGCGCCGTACCGCACGCGCCTTCAATGAAATGCAGGCCCGCATTCAGGGCTACCTGGTGGACCGGGAACGGCTGTTTCTGGGCATCTCGCACGGGCTCAAAACGCCCATCATGCGGCTCAAGTTGCGTACCGAGCTGCTGGACGACGACACCCTGCGCGCCGAGTTCCACGAAGACCTGGATGACCTCGATGTCATGGTCAAAGCCGCGCTGCAAAGCGTGAAAGACACCGACATCCACGAGAACCTCACCCCCGTGCGGCTGGACACCCTGCTCGCCCGCCTGGCGCAGCGCCCCATTCACCCCGACGCCACCATCGAATGCACGGCAGAGCCGGTGAGCGTGCTGGGTAAACCGCTGGCGCTGGAGCGCGCCCTGAGCAACTTGCTGGACAACGCAGTGCTCTATGGCGAGCGGGTGCAAGTGCGCCTGAGCCTGCAGGGCAGCCGCGCGCTGGTGGAGGTGCGCGACTTCGGGCCCGGCATCGCGCAGGCCAGCATGTCAGCCGCGTTTGAGCCGCATGTGCGACTGAGCCACGGCCAGCAACAAAACCGCACCGGTACCGGTTTGGGCCTGGGCATTGCGCGCAACATCATCCAGGCCCACGGTGGTGAGATCAGGCTGCACAACCATGCCGAGGGCGGACTGGTGGTGACGGTGCTGCTGGCAGCACTGCCGGCCGACTAG
- a CDS encoding RNA recognition motif domain-containing protein yields the protein MSSKIYVGNLPYSVTDDSLQSNFSEFGEVTSAKVMMDRDTGRSKGFAFVEMSTPAFAQAAIDGLNGQSVDGRSIVVNLARPREDRGSSDGYRGGRSSY from the coding sequence ATGAGCAGCAAAATTTACGTGGGCAACCTGCCCTATTCCGTCACTGACGACAGCCTGCAGAGCAACTTCTCCGAATTCGGCGAAGTCACCTCCGCCAAGGTCATGATGGACCGCGACACCGGCCGTTCCAAGGGCTTTGCCTTTGTAGAAATGAGCACTCCCGCATTTGCCCAAGCCGCCATTGACGGTTTGAACGGTCAATCCGTGGATGGTCGCTCCATCGTGGTCAACCTGGCCCGTCCGCGTGAAGACCGCGGCAGCTCAGACGGCTACCGCGGCGGCCGTAGCAGCTACTAA
- a CDS encoding ABC transporter substrate-binding protein, translated as MSHSLRMAAAAAALVCSSFAGAGTLTIESWRVDDKGLWEDVLLPAFYKAHPGITVKFAPTAPPEYNSALNARLTAGTAGDLVTCRPFDVSLDLYKKGHLDKLNGNPALKNFPESAQVAWQTDDGRDTYCVPMASVIHGFFYNKKVFAELGLNPPVTEADFFNVLDKVKAAGKVAPIAMGTADQWETHQIVYTGIGPNYWKGEEGRKALIAGKKKFTDPEFVKTWDVMGKWANYLPKGYQAQTYGDSQNLFGSGRAAIYPAGSWDISYFEGNSKVEFGAFKPPVAKAGDPCYISDHTDIAMGVNSKSKNKSDAQVFLNWLASKEFADLYTNKVTGFFSLSNHAIDVKNPVAKEMIGWRNQCKSTIRLNAQIMSRGTPSMENEFWNVNSQVMNGKMAPKDAAAQIQNGFAKWYAPAK; from the coding sequence ATGTCCCATTCCCTTCGCATGGCCGCCGCTGCGGCAGCGCTGGTTTGCAGTAGCTTTGCAGGTGCCGGTACGCTCACCATTGAGAGCTGGCGTGTTGACGACAAAGGTTTGTGGGAAGACGTGCTGCTGCCCGCCTTCTACAAAGCCCACCCCGGCATTACCGTCAAGTTCGCGCCCACTGCACCCCCTGAGTACAACTCTGCACTGAACGCCCGCCTGACCGCCGGCACCGCTGGTGACCTGGTGACCTGCCGCCCGTTTGACGTGTCCTTGGACTTGTACAAAAAGGGCCATCTGGACAAACTCAATGGCAACCCCGCCCTGAAGAACTTCCCCGAGTCCGCCCAGGTGGCGTGGCAGACCGATGACGGACGGGACACCTACTGCGTGCCCATGGCGTCTGTGATCCACGGTTTCTTCTACAACAAGAAGGTGTTTGCCGAGCTGGGCCTGAACCCGCCCGTGACCGAAGCAGACTTCTTCAATGTGCTGGACAAGGTCAAGGCCGCCGGCAAGGTCGCTCCGATTGCCATGGGCACCGCCGACCAGTGGGAAACCCACCAGATCGTGTACACCGGCATCGGCCCGAACTACTGGAAGGGTGAAGAAGGTCGCAAGGCACTGATCGCCGGCAAGAAGAAATTCACCGATCCCGAATTCGTGAAAACCTGGGACGTGATGGGCAAATGGGCCAACTACCTGCCCAAGGGCTACCAGGCCCAGACCTATGGCGACTCGCAAAACCTGTTCGGCAGCGGCCGTGCGGCCATCTACCCCGCGGGCTCATGGGACATCTCTTACTTTGAAGGCAACAGCAAAGTGGAATTCGGCGCCTTCAAGCCGCCCGTGGCCAAGGCCGGTGACCCTTGCTACATCTCGGACCACACCGACATCGCCATGGGTGTGAACAGCAAGAGCAAAAACAAGTCAGACGCCCAGGTGTTCCTGAACTGGCTGGCGAGCAAAGAGTTTGCCGACCTGTACACCAACAAGGTGACCGGCTTCTTCTCGCTCTCCAACCACGCGATTGATGTGAAGAACCCTGTGGCCAAAGAAATGATCGGCTGGCGCAACCAGTGCAAGAGCACCATCCGCCTGAACGCCCAGATCATGAGCCGCGGCACCCCGAGCATGGAAAACGAGTTCTGGAACGTGAACTCCCAGGTCATGAACGGAAAGATGGCGCCCAAGGACGCTGCTGCGCAAATCCAGAACGGCTTTGCCAAGTGGTACGCACCTGCCAAGTAA
- a CDS encoding GntR family transcriptional regulator, with amino-acid sequence MPAAPNSPEDTSPLYLQLARQLAADIRAGTFRVDQALPSERVLCESLGVSRITARKAIDVLVEQGLVVRKHGSGNFIAPRIEQPTSKLASFSEELRQRGYVPASQWITRETGVATVPEREALGLPRGAKVARLLRLRLADGVPMAYEHSALPLSVLPRPQELDGSLYLHLARSGAAPVRAVQHLRAINATADMASHLQVPEGAALLWVSRVAHSADGSAIEFTQTWCRSDYYAFVAELRSTP; translated from the coding sequence GTGCCTGCCGCCCCCAACAGTCCTGAAGACACCTCTCCGCTGTACCTGCAGCTGGCGCGCCAACTGGCGGCGGACATTCGCGCGGGCACCTTCCGGGTAGACCAGGCGCTGCCCTCGGAGCGGGTGCTGTGCGAGTCACTGGGTGTGTCGCGCATCACGGCGCGCAAGGCGATTGACGTGCTGGTCGAGCAGGGCCTGGTGGTGCGCAAACATGGCTCGGGCAACTTCATTGCGCCGCGCATTGAGCAGCCCACCAGCAAGCTCGCCAGTTTTTCTGAGGAGCTGCGCCAGCGCGGCTATGTGCCGGCCAGCCAGTGGATCACCCGCGAAACCGGCGTGGCCACCGTGCCCGAGCGCGAGGCGCTGGGTCTGCCGCGCGGTGCCAAGGTGGCACGCCTGCTGCGCTTGCGCCTGGCCGATGGCGTGCCCATGGCCTACGAGCACAGCGCGCTACCCCTGAGCGTGCTGCCCCGCCCGCAGGAGCTGGACGGCTCGCTGTACCTGCACCTCGCCCGCAGTGGCGCCGCGCCCGTGCGCGCGGTGCAGCACCTGCGCGCTATCAACGCCACGGCCGACATGGCCAGCCATTTGCAGGTGCCCGAAGGCGCCGCGCTCTTGTGGGTGAGCCGCGTGGCCCACAGTGCAGATGGCAGCGCCATCGAATTCACCCAAACCTGGTGCCGCAGCGACTACTACGCCTTTGTGGCCGAACTCCGGAGCACGCCATGA
- a CDS encoding response regulator — MTRTLLVVDDDQKTRNLLKTYLEKHQYEVRVAHDGASFNAEFERFKDELSLVILDVMLPDTDGFTLCRSVRSQSPVPIIMLTASADDTDRIVGLELGADDYIAKPYNPRELLARIKAIHRRMQLGAPGAPVRFLKFAGFSMDVVERVLTDPQGQPVVLTSMDFNLLRFFAEHAGETLDRARLMEQTRGRDLGPLDRSLDVQVSRLRQRLHDDGKQPVLIKTVRGSGYVFSADVSAHAEP; from the coding sequence ATGACCCGCACCCTGCTTGTCGTTGACGACGACCAAAAAACCCGCAACCTGCTCAAGACGTACCTGGAGAAGCACCAGTACGAAGTGCGCGTGGCCCACGACGGCGCCAGCTTCAACGCAGAGTTCGAGCGCTTCAAGGACGAACTGAGCCTGGTCATCCTGGATGTGATGCTGCCCGACACCGATGGATTCACGCTGTGCCGCAGCGTGCGCAGCCAGTCGCCGGTGCCCATCATCATGTTGACTGCCAGCGCGGACGACACGGACCGTATCGTCGGGCTGGAGCTGGGGGCGGACGACTACATCGCCAAACCCTACAACCCGCGCGAGCTGCTGGCCCGCATCAAGGCCATCCACCGCCGCATGCAACTGGGTGCACCCGGTGCGCCGGTGCGGTTTTTGAAGTTCGCCGGTTTCAGCATGGACGTGGTGGAGCGCGTGCTTACCGACCCGCAAGGCCAGCCGGTGGTGCTCACCAGCATGGACTTCAACCTGCTGCGCTTTTTTGCCGAACATGCGGGCGAGACTCTGGACCGCGCCCGCCTGATGGAGCAAACCCGCGGCCGCGACCTCGGGCCATTGGACCGCTCACTCGATGTGCAGGTGAGCCGCCTGCGCCAACGCCTGCATGACGATGGCAAGCAGCCGGTGTTGATTAAAACCGTACGCGGTAGCGGCTATGTGTTCTCGGCGGACGTGAGCGCCCATGCCGAACCCTGA
- a CDS encoding AraC family transcriptional regulator, with the protein MNRSHSWTDYQERLSRVIAYVHEHLADDLSLEQLAEVAHLSPFHWHRTYHALYGETMAATIRRLRLHRASGYLANTQQPVARIAQLCGYPNAQSFTRAFRSAYGVAPMDYRARGGHVVFRAGLAQVKDAGYAVEIRHVPAVQLAGLPHRGAYMRIGQAFETSFACMAAQGLVRGDTRWLAVYHDDPAAVPEKQLRAWAGLSLPAGSSAVPPLEPRTLGGCMCAVLRHRGPYATMGAAYQWLYGHWLVQSGRDALDQPVFEEYLNNPRDTAPADLLTDICLPLR; encoded by the coding sequence ATGAACCGCAGCCACAGTTGGACGGATTACCAGGAGCGCCTGAGCCGGGTGATTGCCTATGTGCACGAGCATCTGGCCGACGACTTGAGCTTGGAGCAATTGGCAGAGGTGGCGCACCTCTCGCCGTTCCATTGGCACCGCACCTACCACGCGCTCTATGGCGAAACCATGGCAGCCACCATCCGTCGGCTGCGGCTGCACCGGGCCTCAGGCTACTTGGCCAATACGCAGCAACCGGTGGCGCGCATTGCCCAGCTGTGTGGCTATCCGAATGCGCAGTCGTTCACCCGCGCGTTTCGCAGCGCCTATGGCGTGGCGCCCATGGACTACCGTGCCCGGGGCGGCCATGTGGTGTTTCGCGCCGGGTTGGCACAGGTTAAGGACGCTGGCTATGCGGTGGAAATCCGCCATGTGCCGGCGGTGCAGCTTGCGGGCCTGCCGCACCGGGGGGCTTACATGCGCATCGGCCAGGCTTTTGAGACCAGTTTTGCCTGCATGGCCGCGCAGGGGCTGGTGCGTGGGGATACACGCTGGCTCGCCGTGTACCACGATGACCCGGCGGCCGTGCCTGAGAAGCAGCTGCGGGCGTGGGCGGGCCTTTCCTTGCCGGCCGGTTCGAGTGCAGTGCCGCCGCTGGAGCCCCGCACCCTGGGTGGGTGCATGTGCGCCGTGCTGCGCCACCGGGGGCCTTATGCCACCATGGGCGCGGCGTACCAGTGGCTGTATGGCCACTGGCTAGTGCAGTCCGGCCGTGATGCGCTGGACCAGCCGGTGTTTGAGGAGTACCTGAACAACCCGCGCGACACGGCGCCCGCCGATTTGCTGACCGACATCTGCCTGCCTTTGCGCTGA
- a CDS encoding carbohydrate ABC transporter permease: MKLGFSWRVLVFIAPALLIYATFSALPLLDTLRLGLYSADDTGLRTFTGLANYNTILNDPQWSASFWNAMGNNLKFFAIHMLVQNPVGLLLAALLSLRNVRFAATYRTIFFLPTLLSVVIIGFVWQLILSPLWGVSERLLTLVGLGDWFAPWLGLESSALITVSLMSVWQYIGVPMMLIYAALIAIPEDIIEAAVVEGASPWRIFWQIRLPLILPTLGLVTILTFVANFNAFDLIYTVKGAVAGPNYSTDILGTLFYRTFFGYQSQVASPTMGAAVATIMFLVILVGVAVYFLAVQRKLQRFAM, translated from the coding sequence ATGAAACTCGGCTTTTCCTGGCGGGTGCTGGTGTTTATCGCCCCGGCATTGCTGATCTACGCCACCTTCAGTGCCCTGCCGCTACTGGACACCCTGCGCTTGGGGCTCTACAGCGCGGACGACACCGGCCTGCGCACCTTCACCGGTCTGGCGAACTACAACACCATCCTGAATGACCCGCAGTGGTCCGCCAGCTTCTGGAATGCGATGGGCAACAACCTGAAGTTCTTTGCCATCCACATGCTGGTGCAAAACCCGGTGGGCTTGCTGCTGGCAGCGCTGCTGTCCCTGCGCAATGTGCGCTTTGCAGCCACCTACCGCACCATCTTTTTCCTGCCCACGCTGTTGTCGGTGGTGATCATCGGCTTTGTGTGGCAACTCATCCTCTCGCCGCTGTGGGGCGTGTCTGAGCGGCTCTTGACCCTGGTGGGCCTGGGCGACTGGTTCGCGCCCTGGCTGGGGCTGGAGAGCTCGGCGCTGATCACCGTGTCGCTGATGTCGGTGTGGCAATACATCGGCGTGCCCATGATGCTGATCTACGCCGCGCTGATTGCGATTCCGGAGGACATCATCGAGGCCGCGGTCGTCGAGGGCGCATCGCCCTGGCGCATTTTCTGGCAGATCCGCCTGCCGCTCATCCTGCCCACGCTGGGGCTGGTGACCATCCTGACCTTCGTGGCCAACTTCAATGCGTTTGACCTGATCTACACGGTCAAGGGCGCGGTGGCGGGCCCCAACTACAGCACCGACATTCTGGGCACGCTGTTCTACCGCACCTTCTTCGGCTACCAGTCGCAAGTGGCCAGCCCGACCATGGGTGCTGCCGTGGCCACCATCATGTTCCTGGTGATTCTGGTGGGCGTGGCGGTGTACTTCCTCGCGGTGCAGCGCAAGCTGCAACGCTTTGCAATGTGA
- the nagA gene encoding N-acetylglucosamine-6-phosphate deacetylase translates to MTALTSLQGHILTPTGFVHGSLHLGTDGRIAGITGEPVSEAQVREGSAPIVLPGFIDLHVHGGAGHDIMEGGDAAWHVARLHAQHGTTSLLATTMTAPQADLDAAFAALAPLCTAPAPNAARVLGVHLEGPYISEARLGAQPPFARPASFDEIHRLHALAPIRLITLAPEVGGNEALIAQLVAEGFKVQLGHTTGSYEQGVAALRCGATGFTHLFNAMSALHHREPGMVGAALAHAEFAEVIPDLLHVHPGAIHAALRAIPRLYCVTDSTSAAGMPDGDYKLGRHTVTKCMGGVRLADGTLAGSVLSMDQALRNLVNTLGLSLADASSRVSTFAADHMGLQDRGRLQPGAWADAVVLDRDLQVQAVWVEGNEVLLK, encoded by the coding sequence ATGACGGCACTTACTTCTCTGCAAGGCCACATCCTCACCCCCACCGGCTTTGTGCACGGCAGCCTGCACTTGGGCACCGACGGCCGCATTGCCGGCATCACCGGCGAGCCGGTCAGCGAGGCCCAAGTGCGCGAGGGCAGTGCGCCCATCGTGCTGCCCGGCTTCATCGACCTGCATGTGCACGGTGGCGCGGGGCACGACATCATGGAAGGCGGCGACGCGGCCTGGCATGTGGCGCGCCTGCATGCGCAGCACGGCACCACATCGCTGCTTGCCACCACCATGACCGCGCCGCAAGCCGACCTGGATGCCGCCTTTGCCGCACTCGCACCCCTATGTACCGCGCCTGCGCCAAATGCAGCCCGTGTGTTGGGTGTACACCTCGAGGGGCCGTACATCAGTGAGGCGCGCCTGGGTGCGCAGCCGCCGTTTGCGCGGCCCGCGAGTTTTGACGAAATCCACCGCCTGCATGCGCTCGCGCCCATTCGCCTGATCACGCTGGCGCCCGAGGTGGGTGGCAACGAGGCGCTGATTGCGCAGCTGGTGGCCGAGGGCTTCAAGGTGCAGCTGGGCCACACCACCGGCAGTTACGAGCAGGGCGTGGCTGCGCTGCGCTGCGGGGCTACGGGCTTTACCCATTTGTTCAACGCCATGTCGGCACTGCACCACCGCGAGCCCGGCATGGTGGGTGCGGCGCTGGCGCATGCCGAGTTTGCAGAAGTCATCCCTGACCTTCTGCATGTGCACCCCGGCGCCATTCACGCGGCGCTGCGCGCTATTCCCCGTCTGTACTGCGTGACCGACTCCACCTCAGCTGCCGGCATGCCCGATGGCGACTACAAGCTCGGCCGCCACACCGTGACCAAGTGCATGGGCGGTGTGCGCTTGGCCGATGGCACGCTGGCCGGCTCGGTGCTCAGCATGGACCAGGCGTTGCGCAACCTCGTCAACACACTGGGCCTGAGCCTGGCCGATGCCAGCAGCCGCGTGTCCACCTTCGCGGCCGACCACATGGGCCTGCAAGACCGCGGGCGTTTGCAGCCCGGCGCCTGGGCTGATGCGGTAGTGCTCGACCGCGACTTGCAGGTGCAAGCCGTGTGGGTCGAGGGCAACGAAGTGCTATTGAAATAG
- a CDS encoding ABC transporter substrate-binding protein: MKGFARLAALLLCCVCLHSAQAQQMGVPMDVLHWWTSASERKAADQLALQLAQAGVQWKDAAIPGGGGMAAVKVLKSRVLMGDPPDVAQLIGTTLTDWADIGLVMPLNAVAQRQRWSQVLFPTVLELVTYKGDVIAAPLGVHRINTLLYNRKVFGRLGLTPPRTWAEFEMTARKLQAKGIRPLAWSDEPWQIATVFETMLLGDAGPALYRELIVQRKSSAWMDARVERALQRVRWLRALATDAPVERPWTESTRELMADNAGMMIMGDWAKGELMAWGASPVRDFGCAVVPGTENMHLYSIDTLAMLVSARPREAAQEKMAEVVTGIPAQLAYNRFKGAVPVRRDMDPAALDGCARDSWETFASPRNARVPSLAHRMAADEAIKDAVAQTLWRYLTDPRMETQEAQRRLASVIRAPSAER; the protein is encoded by the coding sequence ATGAAAGGTTTCGCCCGCCTCGCTGCCCTGCTGCTGTGTTGTGTATGTCTGCACAGCGCGCAGGCCCAACAGATGGGCGTGCCCATGGACGTGCTGCACTGGTGGACCTCGGCCAGCGAACGCAAAGCCGCTGACCAGCTCGCCCTGCAACTGGCGCAGGCCGGCGTGCAGTGGAAAGACGCTGCCATCCCCGGTGGCGGCGGTATGGCCGCAGTCAAAGTGCTCAAGAGCCGGGTGCTCATGGGCGACCCGCCGGATGTAGCGCAGCTGATTGGCACCACCCTCACCGACTGGGCCGACATCGGGCTGGTCATGCCGCTCAATGCGGTGGCGCAGCGCCAGCGCTGGTCGCAGGTTTTGTTCCCTACCGTGCTTGAACTCGTCACCTACAAGGGCGATGTGATTGCCGCACCGCTGGGCGTACACCGCATCAACACCTTGCTCTACAACCGCAAGGTGTTCGGCAGGCTGGGCCTGACACCACCCCGCACCTGGGCCGAGTTTGAAATGACGGCCCGCAAGCTGCAGGCCAAAGGCATACGGCCACTGGCCTGGAGCGACGAGCCGTGGCAGATTGCCACGGTGTTCGAGACGATGCTGCTCGGCGACGCAGGCCCTGCGCTCTACCGCGAGCTCATCGTGCAGCGCAAGAGCAGCGCATGGATGGACGCCCGCGTGGAGCGCGCCCTGCAACGCGTGCGCTGGCTACGCGCCCTGGCCACCGACGCCCCTGTGGAACGCCCCTGGACCGAGAGCACTCGCGAGCTCATGGCTGACAACGCCGGCATGATGATCATGGGCGACTGGGCCAAGGGCGAGCTCATGGCCTGGGGCGCCAGCCCGGTGCGCGACTTCGGCTGTGCCGTGGTGCCCGGCACCGAGAACATGCACCTCTACAGCATCGACACGCTGGCCATGCTGGTCAGCGCCCGTCCGCGCGAAGCCGCCCAGGAAAAGATGGCCGAGGTGGTCACCGGCATTCCTGCGCAGCTGGCCTACAACCGCTTCAAAGGCGCGGTGCCGGTGCGCCGCGACATGGACCCCGCGGCACTCGACGGCTGCGCCCGCGACTCCTGGGAAACCTTTGCCAGCCCGCGCAATGCGCGCGTGCCCAGCCTGGCCCACCGCATGGCGGCCGACGAAGCCATCAAGGACGCCGTGGCCCAGACCCTTTGGCGCTACCTGACCGACCCCCGCATGGAAACCCAGGAAGCCCAGCGCCGCCTAGCCTCCGTGATCCGCGCACCCAGCGCTGAACGCTAA